Proteins encoded by one window of Nocardioides euryhalodurans:
- a CDS encoding biotin/lipoyl-binding carrier protein yields MPRVQEIEIVAEMVANVMTVYVAPGDVVAAGDTVVLLESMKMEIPVIAESGGTVSGIWVGSGDVVQEGDVLLALTV; encoded by the coding sequence ATGCCCCGGGTCCAGGAGATCGAGATCGTCGCCGAGATGGTCGCCAACGTCATGACCGTCTACGTCGCGCCCGGTGACGTCGTCGCCGCGGGCGACACGGTGGTGCTGCTGGAGTCGATGAAGATGGAGATCCCGGTGATCGCGGAGAGCGGCGGGACGGTCAGCGGCATCTGGGTGGGCTCGGGCGACGTCGTCCAGGAGGGCGACGTCCTGCTCGCGCTCACGGTCTGA
- a CDS encoding alpha/beta fold hydrolase, with product MHAAGVSAWRAVLLPGVVTPAAVAFADLLDELGLGVDAVAKELELYTHDAPPAGYSLDMEVAGVLAAADERGWDRFHLVGFSGGGSVALALAAGHPERLRSLALLEPAWAGIWDDTSPAHRALWAEYARLATLPPSEALPAFVRIQLRPGWRPRHRPPIPRRPGWRPARRASGRWSRRSRTTTSTGRRWVASTTRCTSPSGP from the coding sequence ATGCACGCTGCAGGGGTGAGTGCCTGGCGCGCCGTGCTGCTGCCGGGAGTCGTCACGCCCGCCGCTGTCGCCTTCGCCGACCTCCTCGACGAGCTGGGTCTAGGCGTGGACGCGGTGGCCAAGGAGCTGGAGCTGTATACCCACGACGCTCCGCCGGCGGGCTACTCGCTCGACATGGAGGTGGCCGGGGTCCTGGCGGCCGCCGACGAACGAGGGTGGGACCGCTTCCACCTCGTCGGCTTCTCCGGAGGGGGATCCGTCGCGCTCGCGCTCGCGGCCGGTCATCCCGAACGGCTGCGCAGTCTCGCCCTCCTCGAGCCGGCGTGGGCCGGCATCTGGGACGACACCAGCCCCGCCCACCGGGCGCTGTGGGCCGAGTACGCCCGCCTGGCGACCCTGCCGCCCTCGGAGGCGTTGCCCGCGTTCGTACGGATCCAGCTGCGCCCCGGGTGGCGCCCCCGCCACCGCCCCCCGATCCCCCGCCGGCCTGGATGGCGGCCCGCCCGGCGGGCATCCGGGCGATGGTCGAGGCGTTCTCGCACCACGACCTCGACCGGGAGGCGCTGGGTCGCTTCGACCACCCGGTGTACTTCGCCCTCGGGGCCCTGA
- a CDS encoding carbon-nitrogen hydrolase family protein — MSVALVQHASGLEPEDNRRLLGELTPGDVALVVLPEAFARDFGPPGSDVSGYAEPVDGPFGREVARVAGDRSTTVVAGMFELSADRDRPYNTLVVRGAATADYRKVHLYDSFGYRESDRLTAGPVEAVTVPLAGFTLGLMTCYDLRFPEQARALVDAGADVLVVPAAWVAGERKVEHWRTLVRARAIENTAYVVAVGQPGPRYSGHSMVVDPLGDVLVEAGEESAVLRATLDPSVLVEARRTNPSLLNRRR; from the coding sequence ATGAGTGTGGCCCTGGTCCAGCACGCCTCCGGCCTCGAGCCGGAGGACAACCGACGCCTCCTCGGCGAGCTGACTCCCGGGGATGTGGCCCTCGTCGTGCTCCCGGAGGCGTTCGCCCGTGACTTCGGGCCCCCGGGGTCCGACGTGAGCGGCTACGCCGAGCCTGTCGACGGTCCCTTCGGCCGCGAGGTCGCCCGGGTGGCCGGCGACCGGTCGACGACCGTGGTGGCCGGCATGTTCGAGCTGTCGGCCGACCGGGACCGGCCCTACAACACGCTGGTCGTGCGCGGCGCCGCCACGGCCGACTACCGCAAGGTCCACCTCTACGACTCCTTCGGCTACCGCGAGTCCGACCGGCTCACCGCGGGCCCGGTCGAGGCGGTGACCGTGCCGCTGGCGGGCTTCACCCTCGGCCTGATGACCTGCTACGACCTGCGGTTCCCGGAGCAGGCGCGGGCCCTCGTCGACGCGGGCGCCGACGTCCTGGTGGTCCCGGCGGCCTGGGTGGCGGGGGAGCGCAAGGTCGAGCACTGGCGGACGCTGGTGCGGGCGCGGGCGATCGAGAACACCGCGTACGTCGTGGCGGTCGGCCAGCCGGGCCCGCGCTACTCCGGCCACTCGATGGTCGTCGACCCGCTGGGCGACGTGCTCGTCGAGGCCGGTGAGGAGTCGGCGGTCCTCCGCGCCACGCTCGACCCGTCGGTCCTCGTCGAGGCGCGCCGGACCAACCCCTCGCTCCTCAACCGCCGCAGGTAA
- the mobA gene encoding molybdenum cofactor guanylyltransferase produces MELAAVILAGGTAARLDGADKASLEHQGSTFLERALAATAAAAEVVVVGEQVPTSRAVTFVREDPPLGGPVAGLVAGRRVLARTPDALLVLAVDMPFVTAATVDRLLAAAAGHDGAALHDNDGRRQLVAVVRLAALDEATPEQPHGSSVRSLLDRLDLARVEAVGEEAWGVDTWRDLRDLPR; encoded by the coding sequence ATGGAGCTGGCCGCCGTGATCCTCGCCGGCGGGACCGCTGCCCGGCTCGACGGTGCCGACAAGGCCTCGCTGGAGCACCAGGGCAGCACCTTCCTCGAGCGGGCGCTCGCCGCCACCGCCGCCGCGGCCGAGGTGGTCGTCGTCGGCGAGCAGGTGCCGACCAGCCGAGCGGTGACCTTCGTCCGCGAGGACCCGCCGCTCGGCGGCCCGGTGGCCGGACTGGTCGCCGGCCGACGGGTCCTGGCCCGGACGCCCGACGCGCTGCTGGTGCTGGCGGTCGACATGCCGTTCGTCACCGCGGCGACCGTCGACCGGCTGCTCGCCGCCGCGGCCGGACACGACGGAGCCGCCCTGCACGACAACGACGGACGGCGACAGCTGGTCGCCGTCGTACGCCTCGCGGCGCTCGACGAGGCCACGCCCGAGCAACCCCACGGGAGCTCGGTCCGCTCGCTGCTGGACCGTCTGGACCTCGCCCGGGTCGAGGCCGTCGGCGAGGAGGCGTGGGGCGTCGACACCTGGCGCGACCTGCGCGACCTCCCCCGGTGA
- a CDS encoding DUF6457 domain-containing protein, with protein sequence MNLHDWIDELCDVLDVETEVDEGLVLDLARSAAHDVTKVAAPITTYLLGYAAGVHGADPAGIEVLAAKAQTLATGWDRPRGAPDPDDIEDEVPDDSTVDHSTDRFEDE encoded by the coding sequence GTGAACCTCCACGACTGGATCGACGAGCTGTGCGACGTGCTCGACGTCGAGACCGAGGTCGACGAGGGCCTCGTCCTCGACCTCGCCCGGTCCGCAGCCCATGACGTGACGAAGGTGGCCGCGCCGATCACCACCTACCTGCTGGGGTACGCCGCGGGAGTCCACGGCGCCGACCCGGCGGGGATCGAGGTGCTCGCCGCGAAGGCCCAGACGCTCGCGACCGGCTGGGACCGGCCGCGTGGCGCCCCCGACCCCGACGACATCGAGGACGAGGTGCCCGACGACAGCACCGTGGACCACAGCACCGACCGCTTCGAGGACGAGTGA
- a CDS encoding NAD(P)H-quinone oxidoreductase — MRAAVAAGPGGPEVLHVVEVPDPTIGPDEVLVDVAATAVNRADLLQRQGFYPPPPGASEIIGLECSGTVAAVGERVSGWAVGDRVCALLAGGGYAERVAVPAGQLMPLPPGLDLVTSAAVPEVACTVWSNVFMVAGLRPGEHVLVHGGAGGIGTTAIQLAAAVGAHVMATAGTPAKRALCEELGAEVTIDYREQDFVEVVREATDGHGADVILDNMGASYLPRNVAALATEGRLVVIGMQGGTKGELDLGALLRKRGAVIATALRSRPVEDKAAICAAVVEHVWPLVGDGRLRPIVHRTMPLDQVADAHRLLESGDHVGKVVLTT, encoded by the coding sequence GTGAGGGCGGCCGTCGCCGCGGGGCCGGGAGGCCCCGAGGTGCTGCACGTCGTCGAGGTCCCCGACCCGACGATCGGCCCCGACGAGGTGCTCGTCGACGTGGCCGCGACCGCCGTCAACCGCGCCGACCTGCTGCAGCGCCAGGGGTTCTACCCACCACCCCCGGGGGCCTCCGAGATCATCGGCCTCGAGTGCTCGGGCACCGTCGCCGCGGTCGGTGAGCGGGTCAGCGGCTGGGCCGTCGGCGACCGGGTCTGCGCGCTCCTCGCCGGAGGTGGGTACGCCGAGCGCGTGGCCGTGCCGGCCGGCCAGCTGATGCCGCTGCCGCCCGGCCTCGACCTGGTCACGAGCGCTGCCGTGCCCGAGGTCGCCTGCACGGTGTGGTCGAACGTCTTCATGGTCGCCGGGCTGCGCCCCGGGGAGCACGTGCTCGTCCACGGCGGAGCCGGGGGCATCGGCACCACGGCGATCCAGCTCGCGGCCGCCGTCGGCGCCCACGTGATGGCGACCGCCGGGACTCCTGCGAAGCGGGCCCTCTGCGAGGAGCTCGGCGCCGAGGTGACCATCGACTACCGCGAGCAGGACTTCGTCGAGGTGGTGCGCGAGGCCACCGACGGCCACGGGGCCGACGTCATCCTGGACAACATGGGGGCCTCGTACCTCCCCCGCAACGTGGCCGCCCTGGCGACCGAGGGCCGACTCGTGGTGATCGGCATGCAGGGAGGGACCAAGGGTGAGCTCGACCTGGGCGCGTTGCTGCGCAAGCGGGGCGCCGTCATCGCGACCGCCCTGCGCTCGCGACCGGTCGAGGACAAGGCGGCCATCTGCGCCGCGGTCGTGGAGCACGTCTGGCCGTTGGTCGGCGACGGTCGGCTCCGCCCGATCGTGCACCGCACGATGCCGCTGGACCAGGTCGCCGATGCCCACCGCCTGCTCGAGTCGGGCGACCACGTCGGCAAGGTGGTGCTCACGACCTGA
- a CDS encoding bacterial proteasome activator family protein → MSEESSEKEQHVVVIGPDGQPVGVPASVIAAATAGAPAADEGGEDEEDGRRVSDLVEQPAKVMRIGSMIRQLLEEVKAAPLDEASRARLKEIHRASIKELESGLAPELVEELERLSLPFTEDGTPSEGELRIAQAQLVGWLEGLFHGIQTAIYAQQMAARAQLEQMRRQLPPGATPPDGVLPQQPGQPGHAPGESGGMYL, encoded by the coding sequence ATGAGCGAGGAGTCCTCCGAGAAGGAGCAGCACGTCGTCGTCATCGGCCCCGACGGGCAGCCCGTCGGCGTCCCGGCCAGCGTCATCGCCGCGGCCACCGCGGGTGCCCCCGCCGCCGACGAGGGTGGTGAGGACGAGGAGGACGGCCGCAGGGTCTCCGACCTCGTCGAGCAGCCCGCGAAGGTGATGCGGATCGGCAGCATGATCCGCCAGCTGCTGGAGGAGGTGAAGGCGGCCCCGCTCGACGAGGCCAGCCGGGCCCGGCTCAAGGAGATCCACCGCGCCTCCATCAAGGAGCTCGAGAGCGGCCTGGCCCCGGAGCTGGTCGAGGAGCTGGAGCGGCTCTCGCTGCCCTTCACCGAGGACGGCACCCCCTCCGAGGGGGAGCTCCGCATCGCGCAGGCGCAGCTCGTCGGCTGGCTCGAGGGGCTCTTCCACGGCATCCAGACCGCGATCTACGCCCAGCAGATGGCGGCGCGGGCCCAGCTCGAGCAGATGCGGCGCCAGCTGCCGCCGGGGGCCACCCCGCCGGACGGCGTGCTGCCCCAGCAGCCCGGTCAGCCCGGCCACGCGCCCGGCGAGTCCGGCGGCATGTACCTCTGA